The Streptomyces achromogenes genome window below encodes:
- a CDS encoding S53 family peptidase, producing the protein MRSNRATLRAASMAATLPMIVGALALGIPAAHAADAPARDTLTGTKPAWATAKADKGSTPDSAQVSARVYLAGRDAAGLGRYAQAVSDPSSAAYGKYLSAAQAKARYGATAAQVAAVKSWLAAAGLKVTGTTEHYVSVSGDVAAAEKAFGTQLHNYAKGSKTYRAPAKAATVPDSLDGAVLTVTGLDNAPHKATHSDQLPGPGAVFKNAGPFSSYYGSNIATTLPKAYGKPIPYAVQGYTGKQLRAAYGAGSYTGKGVRVAITDAFASPTIAYDAATYAKKHGDAAWKTGQLSQVLPKNYTHTGADECDASGWYGEETLDVEAVHAVAPAANVTYVGAASCMDDDLLDSLSKIVDNHLADIVSNSWGDIEANQTPDLAAAYDQVFQFGAVEGIGFYFSSGDNGDEVANTGTKQVDTPANSAWVTAVGGTSLAVGKGDKYLWETGWGTEKASLSADGKSWTGFPGAYTSGAGGGTSKTVAEPYYQKGVVPNALATANNAAGNRVVPDIAAIADPNTGFRVGQTQTFPDGSEQYSEYRIGGTSLAAPVIAAVQALAQEARGGKAIGFANPSIYSKYGTKVYHDVTDNPTGSGLAVARVDFANSVDATGGLLTSVRSLGKDSSLSAVKGYDDVTGVGTPANGYVDSYRRR; encoded by the coding sequence ATGAGATCCAATCGCGCCACGCTGCGCGCCGCGAGCATGGCAGCGACTCTGCCCATGATCGTCGGCGCGCTGGCGCTCGGCATACCCGCGGCGCACGCCGCGGACGCCCCGGCCCGCGACACGCTGACCGGGACCAAGCCCGCGTGGGCCACGGCCAAGGCGGACAAGGGCTCGACCCCGGACAGCGCGCAGGTCTCCGCCCGGGTCTACCTCGCGGGACGTGACGCGGCCGGCCTCGGCCGGTACGCGCAGGCGGTCTCCGACCCGAGCTCCGCCGCCTACGGCAAGTACCTCTCCGCCGCGCAGGCGAAGGCCCGCTACGGCGCGACCGCGGCCCAGGTGGCCGCCGTCAAGTCGTGGCTGGCGGCGGCCGGTCTGAAGGTGACCGGCACGACCGAGCACTACGTCTCCGTCAGCGGTGACGTGGCCGCCGCCGAGAAGGCGTTCGGCACCCAGCTGCACAACTACGCCAAGGGCTCGAAGACCTACCGGGCGCCGGCCAAGGCGGCCACCGTCCCGGACAGCCTCGACGGCGCCGTCCTGACCGTCACCGGCCTGGACAACGCCCCGCACAAGGCGACCCACAGCGACCAGCTGCCGGGTCCCGGCGCCGTGTTCAAGAACGCCGGACCGTTCTCCTCGTACTACGGTTCGAACATCGCGACCACGCTGCCGAAGGCGTACGGCAAGCCGATCCCCTACGCCGTCCAGGGTTATACCGGCAAGCAGCTGCGTGCCGCCTACGGAGCGGGCTCGTACACCGGCAAGGGCGTGCGCGTCGCGATCACCGACGCCTTCGCCTCGCCGACGATCGCCTACGACGCGGCCACGTACGCGAAGAAGCACGGCGACGCCGCCTGGAAGACCGGCCAGCTGAGCCAGGTGCTGCCGAAGAACTACACCCACACCGGCGCCGACGAGTGCGACGCCTCGGGCTGGTACGGCGAGGAGACCCTCGACGTCGAGGCCGTGCACGCGGTCGCGCCGGCCGCGAACGTCACGTACGTGGGCGCCGCGTCCTGCATGGACGACGATCTGCTCGACTCGCTCAGCAAGATCGTCGACAACCACCTGGCCGACATCGTCTCCAACTCCTGGGGCGACATCGAGGCCAACCAGACGCCGGACCTGGCGGCCGCCTACGACCAGGTCTTCCAGTTCGGCGCGGTCGAGGGGATCGGCTTCTACTTCTCCTCCGGCGACAACGGCGACGAGGTCGCCAACACCGGCACCAAGCAGGTCGACACCCCGGCCAACTCGGCGTGGGTGACGGCGGTCGGCGGCACCTCGCTGGCGGTCGGCAAGGGCGACAAGTACCTGTGGGAGACCGGCTGGGGCACCGAGAAGGCCTCGCTGTCCGCGGACGGCAAGAGCTGGACGGGCTTCCCCGGCGCGTACACCTCGGGCGCGGGCGGCGGCACCAGCAAGACGGTCGCCGAGCCGTACTACCAGAAGGGCGTCGTCCCGAACGCGCTCGCCACGGCCAACAACGCCGCCGGCAACCGCGTCGTCCCGGACATCGCGGCGATCGCCGACCCGAACACCGGCTTCAGGGTCGGCCAGACCCAGACCTTCCCGGACGGGTCCGAGCAGTACAGCGAGTACCGCATCGGCGGCACCTCGCTGGCCGCGCCGGTCATCGCGGCCGTGCAGGCACTGGCCCAGGAGGCGCGCGGCGGCAAGGCGATCGGTTTCGCCAACCCGTCGATCTACTCCAAGTACGGCACGAAGGTCTACCACGACGTGACCGACAACCCCACGGGGTCCGGACTCGCCGTGGCGCGCGTCGACTTCGCCAACAGCGTCGACGCCACCGGCGGCCTGCTGACCTCGGTCCGCAGCCTCGGCAAGGACAGCTCGCTGTCCGCGGTGAAGGGCTACGACGACGTCACCGGCGTGGGCACGCCCGCGAACGGTTACGTCGACTCGTACCGCCGTCGCTGA